ATAGACCACATCAGGTCGGAAACGTAACCACTCTTACTCCCCTGGACTATACAATTCTAAAAAAGGATCTACCAAATGCAAAAATTGCAGCAACACAACAAAAAACATTTACAGTAAAATTCTCTGATTACAGCGCACAAACTACTATTATAGGTGCAACTCCAAGTCTGTTTAGCGTAAGAGGATATACAGTAAGTATGGGAAGAGAATTTACTTCCAGAGAGAATAGGCTTCGTGAAAGAGTAGCGATAATTGGTAGAACAGTAATACAAAATCTAAATGCAATACCAGAACAGCTTCTTAATGCAACAATTTTCATAAACAATATCCCTTTTAGAGTTATAGGAATACAAGACCCTGTAGGAATTGATATTGGCGGACAAGATGAAGACAATCAGATAATCATCCCACTTGATACAGCTTTAGATAGGGTTCTTAACGTTACATATATTAATAATATTTACATTAGCGCACCACAAGAATATCTTATGAGTTCATATAAAGACGAAGTAATTAGGATTCTCAGAAAAAATCACAAACTTACAGACGACCAACAAAACGATTTTACCGTTCAGGACCAAAGCGACATAATTGCAGCTCAAACGAAATCTACTCAGACACTTGATAACCTTACTGTGGCACTGGCCATGATAGCAGTCTTCATTGGCGGGTTAGGAATTGCTGCTGTTTTACTTGTCGCAGTAAAAGAACGAACCAAAGAAATAGGTGTTAGAAAATCATTTGGTGCTACAAAACAGGATATTCTCACACAATTTTTTATTGAAGCAGCAATACTTTCTGGTTCTGGAACAATTTGTGGTATATTAATAGGTTTGCTAATAACTTTTATAATAACTTTGTTTACAAAAATGCCTTTTGTAGTTCCATTTAACATCTTAATTCCCTTAATATTTATAGCATTTTTAATGGGAGTATTATTTGGAACAATACCAGCAAAAAAAGCTGCAGAAGTAGATCCTATAAGAGCCATTTACTCATAAAAAACTTCTGAGATTTTTAATATCAAAACCCCAGAAGTTTTAATTTTTATTTCAAAATTATTTATTGCTTCTTTAGCTCTTCATACCACAAAGCATTATGCTT
Above is a genomic segment from Thermodesulfobium narugense DSM 14796 containing:
- a CDS encoding ABC transporter permease, producing the protein MNNFFINFSQALRSISRRKRKSILAILGFLIGISATVIIASISSGVKEKTIEQIKSMGSNMIVVTAGQLKIMGNRPHQVGNVTTLTPLDYTILKKDLPNAKIAATQQKTFTVKFSDYSAQTTIIGATPSLFSVRGYTVSMGREFTSRENRLRERVAIIGRTVIQNLNAIPEQLLNATIFINNIPFRVIGIQDPVGIDIGGQDEDNQIIIPLDTALDRVLNVTYINNIYISAPQEYLMSSYKDEVIRILRKNHKLTDDQQNDFTVQDQSDIIAAQTKSTQTLDNLTVALAMIAVFIGGLGIAAVLLVAVKERTKEIGVRKSFGATKQDILTQFFIEAAILSGSGTICGILIGLLITFIITLFTKMPFVVPFNILIPLIFIAFLMGVLFGTIPAKKAAEVDPIRAIYS